In Telopea speciosissima isolate NSW1024214 ecotype Mountain lineage chromosome 10, Tspe_v1, whole genome shotgun sequence, the DNA window GCCTTAGAGTAATCAGTTGGCTTGCAAGTATTTGGAGACCCAAAAGCCCCAGTACAGCAGTACTCGGGGCTATTGAAAGCCATACAAGCACTCTTACATGCAATCACCCTCCCCTTACTGTTTTTCACTTGCAGACTTGTTGGGCAAGTTCTGTTCAGGTCTGAGACACACTTTGTCGGCTTACAATCTCCGGTACCGCCGACGGGTACTATTGAGACAGAAAGGTCATAACCATCAACAAGGCTAACATCATAGAAATCCATTGGACTATCAAGGGTGAATTCTGCAAGTGTTGTGGGTGGTGCTCCGCCTGCGCCGGCACATTCTAAGACACCCCCACAATCACCTGTTAAACAGGTTCCCTTCCCGGTAGCATCGAAAGAACATGAACGACGACCCCAGAAACGACC includes these proteins:
- the LOC122642869 gene encoding pathogenesis-related thaumatin-like protein 3.5 isoform X1, which translates into the protein MDFILINCLKVSILISDAGAQAAIFTLKNNCRNTIWPGIQAGSGKPVLNNGGFKLKPGESVNINAPTGWSGRFWGRRSCSFDATGKGTCLTGDCGGVLECAGAGGAPPTTLAEFTLDSPMDFYDVSLVDGYDLSVSIVPVGGTGDCKPTKCVSDLNRTCPTSLQVKNSKGRVIACKSACMAFNSPEYCCTGAFGSPNTCKPTDYSKAFKAACPTAYSYAYDDATSTFTCKGANYLISFC
- the LOC122642869 gene encoding pathogenesis-related thaumatin-like protein 3.5 isoform X2, yielding MALWYFNLFLLLSFSGAQAAIFTLKNNCRNTIWPGIQAGSGKPVLNNGGFKLKPGESVNINAPTGWSGRFWGRRSCSFDATGKGTCLTGDCGGVLECAGAGGAPPTTLAEFTLDSPMDFYDVSLVDGYDLSVSIVPVGGTGDCKPTKCVSDLNRTCPTSLQVKNSKGRVIACKSACMAFNSPEYCCTGAFGSPNTCKPTDYSKAFKAACPTAYSYAYDDATSTFTCKGANYLISFC